In Aureibacillus halotolerans, the genomic window GGCGAGCTGGCTACGACAATCAATCAAATTTCGTCGCGTCTCGAAATGACTGAGGCAGAACGGAAGCGATTGGATCAAATTCGGTCGGATTTCCTTGCCAATGCGTCACATGAGTTGCGTACTCCTCTCACCGCCCTGCAAGGGTTTTTAGAGGCACTCCAGGACGGCTTGATTTCGGAAGAGGGGCGTACAAAATACTATGATGTCATGTATCACGAAACGCTTCATATGACGCGACTAGTTGATGATCTTATGGACCTCGTCAAGCTGGAAAATGACGATATTGCCTTCTCTATGCATGAAGTTCAGCTTGAGGCGTTGTTAAAACGACTTGCCTTTTCATTTGACAATGCCTTAAAAGAACGAGGCAATACGATTCAGTTAGAGATTGAGGCCAATTTACCACGAATCGAAGCGGATCAGGATCGACTTGAACAAATGCTCAATAACCTCATAAAAAACGCGAATAAATTTACGGAAGATGGAGCGATTACGGTGACTGCAAGTACTCGTGATCAGGACATGGTAATTGAAGTGAAGGACACTGGAGTTGGCATTTCGGATAAAGACAAGCCCCTCGTTTGGGAACGGTTTTTTAAAGTTGATCGTGGTCGTGAAAGACGTAATTTAGGCACAGGTTTAGGTTTATCGATTGTACGTGAGATTGTCCTGCGACACCATGGACAAATTGAACTACAAAGCGAAGAGTCTATTGGCACTGTGTTTACGATTACGCTTCCTCTAACGCAACAAGCGTCATAAAACGTGCTTGTTGCTCAAATTGAAAAGAGTTTAAAAGGGTGCCCTATGTCAGCGTTGCGACGATGGGGCACCCCTTAGCACGTTACCTATCTAAAGAGGCAAAATGTGTGACAAACGCTTCAAGTCGATCCAGCCCTGAGGCTAATGCTTCCATACTATAGGCAAAAGAAAGCCTTACGTACCCTTCACCATAGGTGGAAAACGCGTCTCCAGGAATGAGTGCAAGATTTTCTTTCTCAAGAAGCTGTAAGGCAAAATCTTCGCTTTTCAATCCGAATTTTTGAATGCCAACGAACACATAAAATCCACCTTCAGGTTGCACAAAATCGAGATCCATGGCGGTTAATCGCTGACAAACATAATCCGCTCGTTGTTGATAAACGCTTCTCATCTGGTCAGGTGCTCCGGCAGCTTCTGTCAGTGCCGCCAATGCAGCATGTTGGCTAATTGAAGAAGCGCAGGCGACATTGTATTGATGCACTTTAAGCATTTGCTTCGCCAACGGTTCAGGTGCGAGCAAAAAACCAATGCGCCAGCCAGTCATTGAATGGCTCTTTGAAACTCCTTGTACGACAATCGTTTTTTCTTTCATTCGCGGTTCACTTGCGATCGATACATGATTGTTTTGAAAACAAAGGGCGGCGTAGATTTCGTCTGCGAGCACGAACACATTTTTATCGTGAAGGAAGGCAGCGATCTTTTCGACATCGTCCTTCGACAAAATACGACCTGTAGGATTCGAAGGGTACGGCAAGATAACGGCTTTTGTTGTCTCTGTAAAATGAGCTTCTAATTGGTCGACCGTAAGTAAGAAGTCGCTGTCTCGTGTATCGATAAATACGGGTGTTGCCCCACATAAACGAATAATCGGTTCATAGCCAGGGTAGACAGGGGCTGGCAAGATCACCTCATCGCCAGGCTGTAGAATTGTTCTAAGGGCGACATCAATC contains:
- a CDS encoding sensor histidine kinase produces the protein MGHLNKNLFRRLLFGYLIVVLAGLGAVGLFMSYTMKDYMYDMTKDGMMRKANKVNLSIQDLNPGEAMNSRLAMLDGSFDTRVWVFGKNGEIIATSTPNEVSVGKSVNHNIVRDVMQGRTPPVQELAFDGLNEPMLSVVVPWGQGDSIYGGIVLHSPVNGLNQTIGHIRETILWAVLIGLVISTAMVSYLSWSISRPLREIERVANKIGIGDFSEKIEVHSSDEIGELATTINQISSRLEMTEAERKRLDQIRSDFLANASHELRTPLTALQGFLEALQDGLISEEGRTKYYDVMYHETLHMTRLVDDLMDLVKLENDDIAFSMHEVQLEALLKRLAFSFDNALKERGNTIQLEIEANLPRIEADQDRLEQMLNNLIKNANKFTEDGAITVTASTRDQDMVIEVKDTGVGISDKDKPLVWERFFKVDRGRERRNLGTGLGLSIVREIVLRHHGQIELQSEESIGTVFTITLPLTQQAS
- a CDS encoding aminotransferase A, whose amino-acid sequence is MLNDLNEAVREIQISGIRRFFNLVAGFPDAVQLTLGQPDFPTPDAAKAAAVKAIEENQTTYTANAGMLSLRKAVSETMQSYGLCYDQNTEIIVTTGASQAIDVALRTILQPGDEVILPAPVYPGYEPIIRLCGATPVFIDTRDSDFLLTVDQLEAHFTETTKAVILPYPSNPTGRILSKDDVEKIAAFLHDKNVFVLADEIYAALCFQNNHVSIASEPRMKEKTIVVQGVSKSHSMTGWRIGFLLAPEPLAKQMLKVHQYNVACASSISQHAALAALTEAAGAPDQMRSVYQQRADYVCQRLTAMDLDFVQPEGGFYVFVGIQKFGLKSEDFALQLLEKENLALIPGDAFSTYGEGYVRLSFAYSMEALASGLDRLEAFVTHFASLDR